The Deinococcus koreensis genome window below encodes:
- a CDS encoding HD domain-containing phosphohydrolase, which translates to MNTTVSPSVPRPRSRALLVVLALFAGHLSWLLTRWGPAGWQPWLGNLWVVVVCVAAIGLIVRALPGRPQPERRGWRWVVAGLLAYVWGAAGWAGLELLTRTPPFPSVADLGYLLVAPCLAVAIFSFPRPALSRVAAWTLGLDLLVFLVAVGSWFWALLVVPALAADGSLLARGLAGLYPLLDLLLLTLLMEMALRGPSPPYLRWLGAAVASYACGDLIFALLTSQNRYQTGDLVDLCWPLAAVLCAVAVQTPVPVRSVPVGSVPVGAGAAEPPAASWLSRAGPALSFVLPYGAALTSAGFLVWCLENAPALAPLALVSMLLVTLLVAARQTLAWHEAQGLRLDLQRINASLEEQVRERTLEIRATFEGGLLSLGTALEARDFETAGHTERVVKWAHALGQALQLSAAELDSLVEGAYLHDLGKLAVPDQILLKPGKLTPEEWTVMQSHAARGHALAARLPHLSAGALDVIRHHHERWDGGGYPFGLSGQTIPRLARLFAVCDVYDALTSVRPYKAAWSAEAARAELQAQAGRHFDPESVQAFLTLDLDCVLTQGSPQPAAQEAQSRFEHRLQDHTRGLNEALGDAETLLTLARLSALPHSVERITRDVLSTLASAVAFDWGALMRADQDGIRSEVMWQVYALRPSPALPETIALPRGEGLIWSAIESGASLFIQNYADQPAANPQFVRQVQSVAFLPLVAAESEAVLMVVRAGSAEPWTPREQALLEAASRTLSTACQRASHLAALQRLARTDALTGLLSRRALEDDLQDRLRSAAASPDAGLDADPAPEAQGPVGLLLLDLGGFKTVNAAQGHPAGDEALRTVARILSQTFGPPVYRLGGDEFALLITPCSPEALAQAAQQARCAVKLALCPAFLGLSVHVGVASSVPCNGDQGSAGPGGPSTVEGLLHAADLQLSGEKAASRHAARPGLPHAEVAGLPGAESGAPYR; encoded by the coding sequence TTGAACACCACCGTAAGTCCGAGCGTCCCCCGTCCCCGCTCCCGTGCCCTGCTGGTCGTGCTGGCCCTGTTCGCCGGTCACCTGAGCTGGCTGCTGACCCGCTGGGGGCCGGCCGGCTGGCAGCCCTGGCTGGGCAACCTGTGGGTGGTCGTGGTGTGCGTGGCGGCCATCGGGCTGATCGTCCGCGCGCTGCCCGGGCGGCCGCAGCCGGAGCGGCGCGGGTGGCGCTGGGTGGTGGCCGGGCTGCTGGCCTACGTGTGGGGCGCGGCGGGCTGGGCAGGGCTGGAACTCCTGACCCGCACCCCTCCCTTTCCCTCGGTGGCCGATCTGGGGTACCTGCTGGTGGCGCCCTGCCTGGCCGTGGCGATCTTCAGCTTTCCCCGCCCGGCCCTGAGCCGGGTCGCGGCCTGGACGCTGGGGCTCGACCTGCTGGTGTTCCTGGTGGCGGTGGGCAGCTGGTTCTGGGCGCTGCTGGTGGTGCCGGCCCTGGCGGCGGACGGTTCCCTGCTGGCCCGCGGACTGGCCGGGCTCTACCCCCTGCTCGACCTGCTGCTGCTCACGCTGCTCATGGAGATGGCCCTGCGCGGCCCCTCGCCGCCCTACCTGCGCTGGCTGGGGGCGGCGGTCGCCAGCTACGCCTGCGGAGACCTGATCTTCGCGCTGCTGACCAGCCAGAACCGCTACCAGACGGGCGATCTGGTCGATCTGTGCTGGCCGCTGGCGGCCGTGCTGTGCGCGGTGGCTGTCCAGACGCCGGTGCCAGTGCGTTCTGTACCGGTGGGTTCTGTACCGGTGGGCGCCGGCGCCGCGGAACCGCCCGCCGCGTCCTGGCTGAGCCGGGCGGGGCCGGCCCTCTCGTTCGTGCTGCCCTACGGCGCGGCCCTGACGTCGGCCGGGTTCCTGGTCTGGTGCCTGGAGAACGCCCCGGCGCTGGCGCCCCTCGCCCTGGTCTCCATGCTGCTGGTCACGCTGCTGGTGGCGGCCCGGCAGACCCTGGCGTGGCACGAGGCGCAGGGCCTGCGGCTGGATCTGCAGCGGATCAACGCGAGCCTGGAGGAGCAGGTGCGGGAGCGCACCCTGGAAATCCGCGCCACCTTCGAGGGCGGGCTGCTCAGTCTGGGCACCGCGCTGGAGGCCCGCGATTTCGAGACGGCCGGGCACACCGAGCGGGTGGTGAAGTGGGCCCACGCCCTGGGTCAGGCCCTGCAGCTCTCGGCGGCGGAACTGGACAGTCTGGTCGAGGGCGCCTACCTGCACGACCTGGGCAAGCTGGCGGTGCCCGACCAGATCCTGCTCAAGCCGGGCAAGCTGACCCCCGAGGAATGGACGGTCATGCAGTCGCACGCGGCGCGGGGGCACGCGCTGGCCGCCCGGCTACCCCACCTGTCGGCGGGCGCGCTGGACGTGATCCGCCACCACCACGAACGCTGGGACGGCGGCGGCTACCCCTTCGGCCTGAGCGGCCAGACCATTCCCCGGCTGGCCCGATTGTTCGCCGTGTGCGACGTCTACGACGCCCTGACCAGCGTGCGGCCCTACAAGGCGGCCTGGAGCGCCGAGGCGGCGCGCGCCGAGCTGCAGGCCCAGGCCGGGCGGCATTTCGACCCCGAGTCGGTGCAGGCCTTCCTGACCCTCGACCTGGACTGCGTGCTGACCCAGGGCTCGCCGCAGCCCGCGGCCCAGGAAGCGCAGAGCCGTTTCGAGCACCGGCTGCAGGATCACACCCGCGGGCTGAACGAGGCGCTCGGCGACGCCGAGACCCTGCTGACCCTCGCCCGGCTCTCGGCGCTGCCGCACAGCGTGGAGCGGATCACCCGGGACGTGCTCAGCACCCTGGCCTCGGCCGTGGCCTTCGACTGGGGCGCACTCATGCGCGCGGATCAGGACGGTATCCGCAGCGAGGTGATGTGGCAGGTCTACGCCCTGCGCCCCTCGCCGGCGCTCCCTGAGACCATCGCGCTGCCGCGCGGCGAGGGCCTGATCTGGTCGGCCATCGAGAGCGGCGCCAGCCTGTTCATCCAGAATTACGCCGACCAGCCGGCGGCCAACCCGCAGTTCGTCCGGCAGGTGCAGTCCGTGGCCTTCCTGCCCCTCGTGGCCGCAGAGTCCGAAGCCGTGCTGATGGTGGTGCGCGCGGGCAGCGCCGAGCCCTGGACACCGCGCGAGCAGGCCCTGCTGGAAGCGGCGTCCCGCACCCTGAGCACCGCCTGCCAGCGGGCCAGCCACCTGGCGGCGCTGCAGCGCCTGGCCCGCACCGACGCCCTGACCGGGCTGCTGAGCCGCCGCGCCCTGGAGGACGACCTGCAGGATCGGCTCAGGAGCGCGGCCGCGTCGCCGGACGCCGGGCTGGACGCCGACCCAGCGCCGGAGGCTCAGGGCCCGGTGGGACTGTTGCTGCTCGACCTGGGCGGCTTCAAGACCGTGAACGCAGCGCAGGGTCACCCGGCCGGCGACGAGGCGCTGCGGACGGTGGCCCGCATCCTGAGCCAGACCTTCGGCCCCCCGGTCTACCGCCTGGGCGGCGACGAGTTCGCACTGCTGATCACGCCCTGTTCACCCGAGGCGCTCGCCCAGGCCGCGCAGCAGGCCCGCTGCGCGGTGAAACTCGCCCTGTGTCCGGCCTTTCTGGGCCTGAGCGTCCATGTGGGGGTGGCGTCCAGTGTGCCCTGCAACGGGGATCAGGGCAGCGCGGGCCCGGGTGGCCCCAGCACCGTCGAGGGCCTGCTGCACGCGGCCGATCTGCAGCTCTCGGGCGAGAAGGCGGCGTCCCGTCATGCGGCCCGGCCCGGCCTGCCCCACGCCGAGGTGGCGGGTCTGCCGGGCGCCGAGAGCGGCGCCCCGTACCGTTGA
- a CDS encoding PQQ-binding-like beta-propeller repeat protein, producing MRNTLFLPLTFLISLAVPPLASAQTTATPGAQASPTGPAFQAPKIDLFKELRVISGVSVTDSGDLVFIGSDAKVRRTDARGSEKWVFPVGDLGRAYPVITPQGGVIAASYDDTLYALDPAGKLQWKLKLDGDIFATPALRPDGSVIVGTAGGTIHAVSAAGKPLWTYKVGAPVFSSPAIALDGTIYFGAQNSRLHALTPDGKLKWTYAAGSLVFSSPALDAQGTIYFGSSDRRVHAVSPAGQPLWTVPTGLFVNASPIVTAAGLIVVGSYDGKLYAITPAGQVQWTYAAGAAIAAPAAELSDGTIVVPDLKGTVHALNKVGQPLWTIPTGKKIDLGVSVSDQGTLYFVTEGGGLNVITKQRPLAVGPWTTFHARPTAWGRALTPQDTQALTQARRAAASAVLAQLRPSAPAAPAAPQPTPPGASQPPAPSVPAPSTSAPATPAPAPAPAPAPTLTPEQQALAAATQARVQDGQVFVPLREAAAALGLTIRTLTVRTATLVNSAQPTSAQPTSAQAVTLSLSVFASVPYVSLAALADLPETRAALSFTPAPAYTLTRGGKVTRFPLDVRRLAPIQARPEYPDVIGR from the coding sequence ATGAGGAACACCCTCTTTCTGCCCCTCACCTTCCTGATTTCTCTGGCCGTACCCCCGCTGGCCAGTGCCCAGACCACCGCCACTCCGGGCGCCCAGGCCAGCCCCACAGGCCCCGCCTTCCAGGCTCCGAAAATCGATCTGTTCAAGGAACTGCGCGTCATTTCCGGGGTCAGCGTCACCGACTCGGGCGATCTGGTGTTCATCGGCTCGGACGCCAAGGTGCGCCGCACGGACGCCCGCGGCAGCGAGAAGTGGGTCTTTCCGGTGGGTGACCTGGGCCGCGCCTACCCGGTCATCACCCCCCAGGGCGGCGTGATCGCGGCGTCCTACGACGACACCCTGTACGCCCTCGACCCGGCCGGCAAGCTGCAGTGGAAGCTCAAGCTCGACGGCGACATCTTCGCCACTCCGGCCCTGCGCCCCGACGGCAGCGTGATCGTGGGCACGGCGGGCGGCACCATCCACGCCGTCAGCGCCGCCGGGAAACCGCTCTGGACGTACAAGGTGGGGGCGCCCGTGTTCAGCTCGCCCGCCATCGCGCTGGACGGCACCATCTACTTCGGCGCGCAGAACAGCCGCCTGCACGCCCTGACCCCCGACGGCAAGCTGAAATGGACGTACGCGGCCGGCTCGCTGGTCTTCAGCAGCCCGGCGCTGGACGCCCAGGGCACCATCTATTTCGGCTCCAGCGACCGCCGGGTGCACGCGGTGAGCCCGGCCGGCCAGCCGCTCTGGACGGTGCCCACCGGCCTGTTCGTGAACGCCAGCCCGATCGTGACCGCCGCCGGGCTGATCGTGGTGGGCAGCTACGACGGCAAGCTCTACGCCATCACGCCCGCCGGGCAGGTGCAGTGGACGTACGCGGCCGGCGCCGCCATCGCCGCGCCGGCCGCCGAACTCAGCGACGGCACGATCGTGGTTCCCGACCTGAAGGGCACCGTCCACGCGCTGAACAAGGTGGGCCAGCCGCTGTGGACGATCCCGACCGGCAAGAAGATCGACCTCGGCGTCAGCGTCAGCGACCAGGGCACCCTGTACTTCGTGACCGAGGGCGGGGGCCTGAACGTGATCACGAAGCAGCGCCCGCTGGCGGTCGGCCCCTGGACGACCTTCCACGCCCGGCCGACTGCCTGGGGCCGCGCCCTGACCCCGCAGGACACCCAGGCGCTCACCCAGGCTCGGCGGGCCGCCGCGAGTGCCGTGCTGGCGCAGCTCCGGCCCAGCGCGCCAGCGGCGCCGGCCGCTCCCCAGCCCACCCCGCCGGGAGCGTCGCAGCCGCCTGCGCCGTCCGTCCCTGCACCGTCCACTTCTGCGCCGGCCACGCCAGCCCCCGCTCCTGCACCGGCCCCCGCGCCGACCCTGACGCCCGAGCAGCAGGCCCTGGCCGCCGCCACGCAGGCCCGCGTCCAGGACGGTCAGGTGTTCGTGCCCCTGCGTGAAGCCGCCGCTGCGCTGGGGCTCACGATCCGCACCCTCACCGTCCGGACGGCCACCCTGGTCAACTCGGCACAGCCCACGTCCGCACAGCCCACGTCCGCACAGGCCGTGACCCTCAGCCTGAGCGTGTTCGCCAGCGTGCCCTACGTCTCGCTGGCAGCGCTGGCCGATCTGCCCGAGACCCGGGCCGCCCTGAGCTTCACGCCGGCCCCGGCCTACACCCTGACCCGCGGCGGCAAAGTCACCCGGTTCCCGCTGGACGTGCGGAGGCTGGCCCCGATCCAGGCCCGGCCCGAGTACCCGGACGTCATCGGGCGCTGA
- a CDS encoding PEGA domain-containing protein encodes MKQLGWSLLLAGLLAGCAPAVLRAQPGAQLRVETRLATAPLNTVTGERLYREPGPGALLIQTDRPAFVTSLLVPAQGGVRVLPAGPVRSGETVSLPLPGALGFTQVFTVASLAPVDLSAAQGARTLDAAAQAVQAATRSLGAGAYTVSTTTYTVGRFGSLEVTAPLPGAEVRVNGTLAGRTPLLLPEVPVGSVVVSVSRPGFTDFSQRVNVQPGTVSAVRASLRPITGTLQVTSGVPARVIVDGQPAGQTGPDGLSLALRPGTVGVNVVPLDSALKPQNLLVRIRASLTTTIDCAVVAGDYTCRTP; translated from the coding sequence ATGAAACAACTGGGATGGAGTCTGCTGCTGGCGGGCCTGCTGGCCGGGTGCGCGCCGGCGGTCCTGCGGGCCCAGCCGGGTGCACAGCTCCGGGTCGAGACGCGGCTCGCCACCGCGCCCCTGAACACCGTCACGGGCGAACGGCTGTACCGCGAGCCGGGGCCGGGCGCCCTGCTGATCCAGACCGACCGTCCGGCCTTCGTGACCTCGCTGCTCGTGCCGGCGCAGGGCGGCGTCCGGGTGCTGCCCGCCGGGCCCGTGCGGAGCGGCGAGACGGTCTCGCTGCCCCTGCCCGGCGCGCTGGGCTTCACGCAGGTCTTCACCGTGGCCAGCCTCGCGCCGGTGGATCTCTCGGCGGCGCAGGGGGCCCGGACGCTGGACGCGGCCGCCCAGGCGGTGCAGGCCGCCACCCGCAGCCTGGGTGCCGGCGCCTACACGGTGTCCACCACCACCTACACGGTGGGCCGCTTCGGCTCGCTGGAGGTCACGGCCCCGCTGCCGGGCGCGGAGGTGCGCGTGAACGGCACCCTGGCGGGGCGCACGCCGCTGCTGCTGCCGGAGGTGCCGGTCGGCAGCGTGGTGGTCAGCGTGTCGCGCCCCGGGTTCACCGACTTCTCGCAGCGCGTGAACGTCCAGCCGGGCACGGTGAGCGCCGTCCGCGCCAGCCTGCGGCCCATCACGGGCACCCTGCAGGTCACCTCCGGGGTGCCGGCCCGCGTGATCGTGGACGGCCAGCCCGCGGGCCAGACCGGGCCGGACGGCCTGAGCCTGGCCCTGCGCCCCGGCACGGTGGGCGTGAACGTCGTGCCGCTGGACAGCGCCCTGAAGCCCCAGAACCTGCTGGTCAGGATCAGGGCCAGTCTGACCACGACCATCGACTGCGCGGTGGTCGCGGGCGACTACACCTGCCGTACCCCCTGA
- a CDS encoding MBL fold metallo-hydrolase yields the protein MTDAGPLLTPVLGSLYALQVPIPYPMKTVTVLLDVPAHGPVSMVDTALDTPEAQAAIEDGLSALGLHWSDIEQVIITHHHPDHYGLAGVVEERSGAAVHMLDVEIGRGERYWHLWEEWLPGHLKHMRDHGLPQESLASMGADNRRGRDRVHPASRVQPLREGQYVSLTGRDWEVLWLPGHADGHLGLWNEQGSVLIAGDAILPRISPNVGLYAYTRPDPLGDYLQTLGKLEALNPARAVVGHHGPVMEGVQARARELRGHHHERLDFIAAQARQQPRSAYDLSLAMFNRELNISGRRFALAETLAHAEHLRLLGQLYRTWDEGRGVWIYHA from the coding sequence ATGACCGACGCTGGCCCGCTGCTCACGCCTGTGCTGGGCTCGCTGTACGCCCTGCAGGTGCCGATTCCCTACCCCATGAAGACCGTGACGGTGCTGCTGGACGTGCCGGCGCACGGCCCGGTCAGCATGGTCGATACCGCGCTGGACACACCGGAGGCCCAGGCGGCCATCGAGGACGGCCTGAGCGCACTGGGCCTGCACTGGAGCGACATCGAACAGGTCATCATCACGCACCACCACCCGGATCACTACGGGCTCGCCGGGGTGGTCGAGGAGCGCAGCGGCGCCGCCGTGCACATGCTGGACGTGGAGATCGGGCGCGGCGAGCGCTACTGGCACCTGTGGGAGGAGTGGCTGCCGGGGCACCTGAAGCATATGCGCGACCACGGGCTGCCCCAGGAGTCGCTGGCGAGCATGGGCGCCGACAACCGCCGGGGGCGCGACCGGGTGCATCCGGCCAGCCGCGTGCAGCCGCTGCGCGAGGGCCAGTACGTGAGCCTGACCGGCCGCGACTGGGAGGTGCTGTGGCTGCCCGGCCACGCCGACGGCCACCTGGGGCTGTGGAACGAGCAAGGCAGCGTGCTGATCGCCGGCGACGCCATCCTGCCGCGCATCAGCCCCAACGTGGGCCTGTACGCCTACACCCGCCCGGATCCGCTGGGCGACTACCTGCAGACCCTGGGCAAGCTGGAGGCCCTCAACCCCGCGCGGGCGGTGGTCGGGCACCACGGGCCGGTCATGGAGGGCGTGCAGGCGCGGGCGCGCGAACTGCGCGGGCACCACCACGAGCGGCTGGATTTCATCGCGGCGCAGGCCCGGCAGCAGCCCCGCAGCGCCTACGACCTGTCGCTGGCCATGTTCAACCGCGAGCTGAACATCAGCGGGCGCCGCTTCGCGCTGGCCGAGACGCTGGCCCACGCCGAGCACCTGAGGCTGCTGGGGCAGCTCTACCGCACCTGGGACGAGGGGCGCGGGGTCTGGATCTACCACGCCTGA